In Oncorhynchus mykiss isolate Arlee chromosome 1, USDA_OmykA_1.1, whole genome shotgun sequence, the following proteins share a genomic window:
- the rps24 gene encoding 40S ribosomal protein S24 isoform X4: MNDTVTVRTRKFMTNRLLQRKQMVVDVLHPGKATVPKTEIREKLAKMYKTTPDVVFVFGFRTQFGGGKTTGFAMVYDSLDYAKKNEPKHRLARHGLYEKKKSSRKQRKERKNRMKKVRGTKKASVGAAGKK, translated from the exons ATG AACGACACAGTAACAGTCAGAACCCGGAAGTTTATGACAAACCGGCTGCTTCAGAGGAAGCAAATG GTTGTTGATGTCCTCCATCCAGGCAAAGCCACAGTCCCTAAGACTGAGATCAGGGAGAAGCTGGCCAAAATGTACAAGACCACCCCCGATGTGGTGTTCGTCTTCGGCTTCAGGACACAGTTTGGTGGTGGCAAGACGACAGGTTTCGCCATGGTCTACGACTCTCTCGACTACGCTAAGAAGAACGAGCCCAAGCACAGACTGGCCAGG CACGGTCTCTATGAGAAGAAGAAGTCCTCCAGAAAACAGCGCAAGGAACGCAAGAACAGAATGAAGAAAGTACGAGGTACCAAGAAAGCCAGTGTGGGTGCTGCTGGCAAAAAG TGA
- the rps24 gene encoding 40S ribosomal protein S24 isoform X3 has product MNDTVTVRTRKFMTNRLLQRKQMVVDVLHPGKATVPKTEIREKLAKMYKTTPDVVFVFGFRTQFGGGKTTGFAMVYDSLDYAKKNEPKHRLARHGLYEKKKSSRKQRKERKNRMKKVRGTKKASVGAAGKKK; this is encoded by the exons ATG AACGACACAGTAACAGTCAGAACCCGGAAGTTTATGACAAACCGGCTGCTTCAGAGGAAGCAAATG GTTGTTGATGTCCTCCATCCAGGCAAAGCCACAGTCCCTAAGACTGAGATCAGGGAGAAGCTGGCCAAAATGTACAAGACCACCCCCGATGTGGTGTTCGTCTTCGGCTTCAGGACACAGTTTGGTGGTGGCAAGACGACAGGTTTCGCCATGGTCTACGACTCTCTCGACTACGCTAAGAAGAACGAGCCCAAGCACAGACTGGCCAGG CACGGTCTCTATGAGAAGAAGAAGTCCTCCAGAAAACAGCGCAAGGAACGCAAGAACAGAATGAAGAAAGTACGAGGTACCAAGAAAGCCAGTGTGGGTGCTGCTGGCAAAAAG AAATGA
- the rps24 gene encoding 40S ribosomal protein S24 isoform X2 yields the protein MNDTVTVRTRKFMTNRLLQRKQMVVDVLHPGKATVPKTEIREKLAKMYKTTPDVVFVFGFRTQFGGGKTTGFAMVYDSLDYAKKNEPKHRLARHGLYEKKKSSRKQRKERKNRMKKVRGTKKASVGAAGKKKK from the exons ATG AACGACACAGTAACAGTCAGAACCCGGAAGTTTATGACAAACCGGCTGCTTCAGAGGAAGCAAATG GTTGTTGATGTCCTCCATCCAGGCAAAGCCACAGTCCCTAAGACTGAGATCAGGGAGAAGCTGGCCAAAATGTACAAGACCACCCCCGATGTGGTGTTCGTCTTCGGCTTCAGGACACAGTTTGGTGGTGGCAAGACGACAGGTTTCGCCATGGTCTACGACTCTCTCGACTACGCTAAGAAGAACGAGCCCAAGCACAGACTGGCCAGG CACGGTCTCTATGAGAAGAAGAAGTCCTCCAGAAAACAGCGCAAGGAACGCAAGAACAGAATGAAGAAAGTACGAGGTACCAAGAAAGCCAGTGTGGGTGCTGCTGGCAAAAAG AAG AAATGA
- the rps24 gene encoding 40S ribosomal protein S24 isoform X1, protein MNDTVTVRTRKFMTNRLLQRKQMVVDVLHPGKATVPKTEIREKLAKMYKTTPDVVFVFGFRTQFGGGKTTGFAMVYDSLDYAKKNEPKHRLARHGLYEKKKSSRKQRKERKNRMKKVRGTKKASVGAAGKKVTWLFLLWCIPLATVWVRLNSHHFTQAAFVVLPLL, encoded by the exons ATG AACGACACAGTAACAGTCAGAACCCGGAAGTTTATGACAAACCGGCTGCTTCAGAGGAAGCAAATG GTTGTTGATGTCCTCCATCCAGGCAAAGCCACAGTCCCTAAGACTGAGATCAGGGAGAAGCTGGCCAAAATGTACAAGACCACCCCCGATGTGGTGTTCGTCTTCGGCTTCAGGACACAGTTTGGTGGTGGCAAGACGACAGGTTTCGCCATGGTCTACGACTCTCTCGACTACGCTAAGAAGAACGAGCCCAAGCACAGACTGGCCAGG CACGGTCTCTATGAGAAGAAGAAGTCCTCCAGAAAACAGCGCAAGGAACGCAAGAACAGAATGAAGAAAGTACGAGGTACCAAGAAAGCCAGTGTGGGTGCTGCTGGCAAAAAGGTAACTTGGCTGTTCCTCCTATGGTGCATTCCTCTTGCTACAGTATGGGTGCGTCTCAATAGTCACCATTTTACACAAGCTGCTTTTGTTGTCCTTCCTCTGCTTTGA
- the qrfpra gene encoding pyroglutamylated RF-amide peptide receptor, producing MGNTKITPEALQELLYRYNLTRREFIEIYKIQPLVYTPELPPGAKTAFVIVYAVIFLLALLGNSLVVYIVVRKRGIQTATNIFICSLAVSDLLISFFCIPFTLLQNISSEWLGGVLVCKTIPFVQTTAVVTGILTMACIALERYQGIVHPLSMKRQYTPQRAYRMLGVVWLASMIVGSPMLLVQQLEVKYDFLYDLHHVCCQERWRSASHRQLYATFILVVLFLLPLAAMLILYTRIGIELWIRKRVGDSFVLNTMNQGEVGKISRRKRRAIKMMITIVVLFTVCWAPFHTVHMLSDYNYLDEQFNDITVNMIMAIAQAIGFSNSFNNPIVYAFMNENFQKKCVSTFSQCCRRPNQRVGALDVTSRSKLHVRFTRPRDRQEAAILEDMSIVQATRTQISGIENGALKLNTAPSYAEEEILFVTCEPQT from the exons ATGGGGAATACGAAAATAACTCCAGAGGCCCTGCAAGAGCTACTTTACCGTTATAATTTAACGCGTCGGGAGTTTATTGAAATCTACAAAATCCAACCGCTGGTTTATACGCCTGAGCTTCCACCTGGAGCCAAGACAGCGTTCGTGATTGTGTACGCGGTTATTTTCTTGCTGGCACTACTTGGAAATAGTTTGGTTGTTTACATCGTGGTGAGAAAGCGGGGAATCCAAACTGCCACGAACATCTTCATTTGTTCTCTAGCAGTGAGCGACCTCCTGATTTCGTTCTTCTGCATCCCGTTCACTTTACTGCAGAACATCTCATCCGAGTGGCTAGGAG GTGTTCTGGTGTGCAAGACCATTCCCTTTGTCCAGACGACAGCAGTGGTGACAGGTATACTCACCATGGCGTGCATCGCTCTGGAGAGGTACCAAGGCATCGTCCATCCACTCAGCATGAAGAGACAGTACACACCACAGAGAGCCTACAGGATGCTGG GAGTTGTTTGGCTTGCATCCATGATTGTTGGATCTCCCATGTTGTTGGTGCAACAGTTAGAG gtgaagTATGACTTCCTATACGACCTACACCACGTGTGCTGCCAGGAGCGTTGGCGCTCGGCCTCACACAGACAGCTGTATGCCACCTTCATCCTGGTAGTTCTGTTCCTCCTGCCCCTGGCGGCCATGTTGATCCTCTACACACGGATAGGGATCGAACTGTGGATCCGCAAGAGGGTGGGCGACTCCTTTGTACTTAACACCATGAACCAGGGAGAGGTGGGAAAGATCTCCAG aaggaagaggagagccaTCAAGATGATGATTACCATTGTGGTGCTATTCACTGTGTGCTGGGCCCCATTCCACACCGTCCACATGCTCTCTGACTACA ATTACCTGGACGAGCAGTTCAACGACATCACGGTGAACATGATCATGGCCATCGCCCAGGCCATCGGTTTCTCCAACTCCTTCAACAACCCTATCGTCTACGCCTTCATGAATGAGAACTTCCAGAAGAAATGTGTGTCCACCTTCTCCCAGTGCTGCCGACGGCCAAACCAGAGGGTTGGAGCTCTAGACGTCACCAGTAGATCCAAACTACATGTCCGTTTTACCCGACCGAGGGACAGACAAGAGGCGGCCATCTTGGAAGACATGTCCATCGTACAGGCCACCAGGACACAGATTAGTGGGATTGAGAATGGTGCCTTAAAGCTAAATACAGCTCCATCCTATGCAGAGGAGGAGATCTTGTTTGTGACCTGTGAGCCACAGACATGA